A genome region from Methanomassiliicoccales archaeon includes the following:
- a CDS encoding protein translocase SEC61 complex subunit gamma translates to MDIIEKSWEVQKEIEDHVKHIGKGKYGRVIKMARKPSNEEYIRVIEITGIGLILIGGLGFLIYWIMYLLTG, encoded by the coding sequence ATGGACATCATCGAAAAATCGTGGGAGGTCCAAAAGGAAATAGAGGACCACGTCAAACACATCGGTAAGGGCAAGTATGGCCGCGTTATTAAAATGGCACGGAAGCCCTCAAATGAAGAATACATCCGGGTGATTGAGATCACCGGGATCGGATTGATCCTGATCGGAGGTTTGGGCTTTCTCATCTACTGGATCATGTATCTACTCACTGGCTGA
- a CDS encoding 50S ribosomal protein L1 encodes MAEKTIVQAVKKALERAKKRNFRETVDVSINLKDVDLSVPKNRIQEDIILPHGRGRDVKICVIGGGELALKAKGIADRIITPEELAKLADDKKAAKKIASEFDYFIAEAPLMPTIGKRLGIVLAPRGKMPKPIPPGADPKPMIENLRKTVSVRSRDKRTFHAPVGTVDMPPEQIADNIEAILKRISSKLERGMMNIGSVYVKTTMGPSERVK; translated from the coding sequence TTGGCGGAAAAGACTATAGTTCAGGCTGTCAAGAAGGCGCTTGAAAGAGCAAAAAAGCGCAATTTTAGGGAGACCGTTGATGTCTCCATAAACTTAAAAGACGTTGATCTTTCCGTCCCGAAAAATAGGATTCAGGAAGATATTATTCTTCCGCATGGAAGGGGAAGGGATGTCAAGATCTGCGTCATCGGGGGAGGCGAGCTTGCACTGAAAGCCAAGGGTATCGCCGACCGTATCATCACACCAGAAGAGCTCGCAAAACTCGCTGACGATAAGAAAGCGGCAAAGAAAATCGCTTCTGAATTTGACTATTTCATCGCCGAAGCTCCTTTAATGCCGACGATCGGTAAGCGACTCGGTATCGTTCTTGCACCGCGTGGAAAGATGCCGAAGCCCATTCCGCCGGGTGCGGATCCAAAACCGATGATCGAGAATCTACGCAAGACTGTTTCTGTGAGGAGCCGAGACAAGAGAACGTTTCACGCGCCTGTCGGCACCGTTGATATGCCCCCAGAACAGATCGCTGATAACATTGAAGCGATCCTCAAGAGAATCTCATCGAAATTGGAACGAGGAATGATGAACATCGGTTCAGTGTACGTCAAAACGACGATGGGACCATCAGAGAGGGTGAAGTGA
- a CDS encoding TATA-box-binding protein produces MAKIKIENVVASTSLGEELDLQSIALALEGAEYEPEQFPGLIYRLKEPKTATLLFRSGKVVCTGAKSLEHVKVAISKVAKQIERAGIKIKMEPIIEVQNIVASSDLGTEINLNAIAISLGLEKVEYEPEQFPGLVYRLDEPKVVVLLFGSGKLVCTGARKPEDVEAAVNKITEELRAAGLLH; encoded by the coding sequence ATGGCAAAGATCAAAATAGAAAACGTTGTGGCATCGACGTCTCTGGGAGAAGAACTGGACCTTCAATCAATCGCACTCGCACTAGAAGGCGCAGAATATGAGCCCGAGCAGTTCCCAGGACTAATTTATAGATTGAAAGAGCCAAAGACGGCGACATTGCTTTTCAGAAGTGGCAAGGTGGTTTGCACAGGTGCAAAGAGCCTTGAGCACGTAAAAGTTGCAATCAGCAAAGTTGCGAAACAGATCGAAAGGGCGGGCATCAAGATTAAAATGGAACCCATAATTGAAGTCCAGAATATCGTTGCCTCATCCGATCTCGGAACCGAGATTAATCTCAATGCAATCGCGATTTCTCTCGGTCTTGAGAAGGTTGAATATGAACCGGAACAGTTCCCGGGTCTTGTATATAGGCTCGATGAACCAAAGGTTGTCGTCCTCCTATTCGGATCTGGGAAACTCGTCTGCACAGGTGCAAGGAAACCGGAGGACGTAGAGGCAGCCGTTAATAAGATCACCGAGGAGCTCAGAGCAGCGGGTTTGCTCCACTGA
- a CDS encoding TatD family hydrolase gives MRIPVFDNHIHLRPSGRNIDALREFRKVGGTHAILVHLPYDEIKIVDEESFERSFDIAVNIANKARKEVDVGLDLVVGPYPALIIPLAEMYGINRAVEIMRGGMEIAQRFVREQKAVGIGEIGRPHFPISEEILKASNDVLKYGMELAADIDCPVILHTESVTPETMKEIASMADAAGLRRERVVKHYCPPYVLPEENHGLFPSILASREAIREAIKKGRRFLMETDYLDDPNRPGAVMAITTVPKRSYSFLQSGVFTEDDLWRIHKENPEKVYGLTID, from the coding sequence ATGAGAATTCCAGTATTTGATAATCACATCCACCTCCGTCCTTCGGGGCGTAACATCGACGCCCTAAGGGAGTTTCGGAAAGTGGGAGGGACTCACGCAATCCTCGTGCATCTTCCGTACGATGAGATAAAGATCGTCGATGAGGAGAGTTTTGAGCGGTCTTTTGATATCGCGGTCAACATTGCAAACAAGGCGAGAAAAGAAGTCGACGTCGGTCTCGATCTTGTTGTCGGGCCGTACCCCGCGCTCATCATTCCACTTGCGGAGATGTATGGTATCAATCGAGCCGTTGAAATAATGAGAGGCGGAATGGAGATCGCCCAGAGATTCGTAAGAGAGCAGAAAGCAGTGGGGATCGGCGAAATTGGGAGACCACATTTCCCAATCAGCGAGGAAATCCTGAAAGCCTCAAATGATGTTCTCAAATACGGTATGGAGCTCGCAGCCGATATCGATTGCCCAGTTATCCTACACACCGAAAGCGTCACACCAGAGACGATGAAGGAAATCGCATCTATGGCTGATGCAGCCGGGTTACGCAGAGAGAGAGTCGTCAAGCATTACTGCCCGCCGTACGTTCTTCCAGAGGAGAATCATGGACTATTTCCATCAATTCTTGCCAGCCGCGAGGCCATAAGGGAGGCCATTAAGAAAGGGAGACGTTTCCTCATGGAGACGGATTACTTGGATGATCCAAATAGACCGGGGGCAGTCATGGCGATCACGACCGTTCCGAAGAGATCATATTCATTCTTGCAGTCGGGAGTATTCACAGAGGACGATCTGTGGCGGATCCATAAAGAAAATCCTGAGAAGGTCTATGGACTCACTATCGATTAG
- a CDS encoding acylphosphatase — MKVRAEVRFIGKVQGVYFRAYTKRFADELAVLGFVKNMPDGSVFAVFEGEKESVEEVIRKLREEHPYAHVKSVEVKWASCRNEFDKFEILYD; from the coding sequence ATGAAGGTACGTGCTGAAGTGAGATTCATCGGAAAGGTGCAAGGCGTCTATTTCAGAGCGTATACCAAGCGCTTTGCCGACGAGTTAGCCGTCCTGGGGTTTGTGAAGAATATGCCGGACGGGAGCGTTTTTGCAGTCTTTGAAGGTGAAAAAGAGTCGGTCGAGGAAGTTATTCGCAAGCTGAGGGAAGAGCATCCCTACGCTCACGTGAAGTCTGTCGAGGTCAAATGGGCGTCTTGCCGGAACGAATTTGACAAGTTCGAAATACTGTATGATTGA
- the ftsZ gene encoding cell division protein FtsZ — translation MKSFITDALARAGTNAAEIAPANAAAPYKGYSAEDEELERILASLKTNIKIIGCGGGGSNTIDRLVEAGIIGAELYAANTDAQHLLTVRAPHKILLGRRSTRGLGAGALPQVGEEAAREAEEELRKALMGADIVFITAGLGGGTGTGSAPFVAQLAKEMGALTIAVCTSPFKAEGTIRMENAEWGLERLRNVADTVIVIPNDKLLELVPRLSLNAAFKVADEVLMRAIKGITELITKPGLVNLDFNDLKTIMKGSGVAMIGLGEGEDDDRVEQAVNEAINSPLIDVDISGGTGALINVTGGEDMTVSEAERVAEIIQSKISPNARIIWGAVIDPTLRDKIRVMVVITGVKSKYILGPKETQPSKTLDVDFIR, via the coding sequence GTGAAATCATTTATTACTGATGCACTGGCTCGTGCCGGAACAAATGCTGCGGAGATCGCTCCCGCAAATGCTGCAGCGCCATATAAGGGATACTCTGCTGAAGACGAAGAACTTGAGAGAATTCTCGCAAGCCTAAAAACGAACATCAAGATAATAGGCTGTGGTGGTGGTGGCTCGAACACAATCGACAGACTTGTTGAGGCCGGGATTATTGGAGCTGAGCTCTATGCCGCGAACACAGACGCTCAGCACCTTTTGACAGTCCGAGCTCCACATAAGATATTACTAGGAAGGCGTAGCACGAGAGGACTCGGCGCCGGTGCATTGCCTCAAGTTGGAGAGGAGGCGGCGAGGGAGGCTGAAGAGGAACTGAGAAAAGCATTGATGGGAGCGGACATTGTCTTCATCACCGCAGGACTTGGTGGTGGAACTGGTACTGGTTCAGCGCCGTTCGTTGCTCAACTAGCAAAGGAAATGGGTGCCCTAACCATCGCAGTCTGCACATCTCCATTCAAGGCGGAGGGTACAATAAGAATGGAGAACGCGGAATGGGGCCTCGAGCGCCTTAGGAATGTCGCCGACACTGTCATCGTAATTCCGAACGACAAACTGCTCGAGCTGGTCCCCCGCCTGTCACTGAATGCTGCGTTTAAGGTCGCCGATGAGGTATTGATGAGGGCGATTAAGGGAATCACAGAACTGATTACGAAACCAGGTCTCGTCAACCTTGATTTCAATGATCTGAAGACGATTATGAAGGGATCAGGAGTCGCGATGATAGGACTAGGAGAGGGCGAGGACGACGATCGTGTTGAGCAGGCAGTTAACGAGGCTATTAATTCCCCGCTGATCGATGTCGACATCAGCGGAGGGACTGGTGCTTTGATCAACGTGACCGGTGGTGAAGATATGACAGTCAGCGAAGCAGAGAGGGTTGCAGAGATTATCCAGTCGAAGATCAGCCCGAATGCTCGAATCATCTGGGGTGCGGTCATCGACCCGACGCTCCGCGACAAAATAAGAGTCATGGTGGTCATCACTGGTGTAAAATCGAAGTATATTCTCGGTCCCAAGGAAACACAGCCTTCGAAAACATTAGACGTTGATTTTATAAGGTAG
- a CDS encoding transcription elongation factor Spt5: protein MFEKDRKNEMTSVDETGKRIHLIAENEEKRLPASGRDSWKIRLKADDETKKRIKLRLTVDIGGETEGPPEWGVKLYDATGILWDSDSQLPPEVEFFMEGAQAKELQLEVIAPKGARYNDRVTISMEAYAEDSPDDIARMKFTASARQSILALKTSIGHEKNVADSVASKAKTGKVGIFAVLAPATLRGYVLIEGMNTDSVREAIRGIRRAHGLVDGETNFSEIDHFLTPKPLVSGVMEGDVVELVAGPFKGEKARVKQIDESKEEITVELFEAMVPIPITVRGDHVRVIEKER, encoded by the coding sequence ATGTTTGAAAAGGATAGAAAAAATGAAATGACCTCGGTCGACGAAACGGGAAAGAGAATTCACCTGATCGCAGAAAACGAGGAGAAGAGATTACCAGCTAGCGGTCGAGACAGCTGGAAAATCCGTTTGAAAGCAGATGATGAAACGAAAAAAAGGATCAAATTGAGGCTGACAGTTGACATTGGAGGGGAGACTGAAGGTCCTCCAGAGTGGGGCGTCAAGTTATACGATGCCACAGGAATCCTATGGGACAGCGACTCACAACTGCCGCCTGAAGTCGAGTTTTTTATGGAGGGGGCACAGGCGAAGGAGCTGCAACTCGAGGTCATTGCTCCCAAGGGTGCCCGATACAACGACAGGGTTACCATCAGCATGGAAGCATATGCTGAAGATTCGCCAGATGATATTGCAAGAATGAAATTTACAGCCTCCGCGAGACAATCAATTCTCGCACTTAAGACATCAATTGGACATGAAAAAAATGTTGCAGATAGCGTTGCAAGCAAGGCGAAAACGGGAAAAGTTGGGATTTTCGCGGTTCTAGCCCCTGCGACACTCAGAGGCTATGTTCTTATTGAGGGCATGAATACCGATTCGGTCCGGGAGGCAATTCGAGGAATTCGAAGGGCACATGGCCTTGTTGACGGTGAGACGAATTTCAGCGAAATCGATCATTTCCTCACGCCGAAACCACTCGTCTCTGGCGTTATGGAGGGCGACGTGGTTGAACTCGTTGCTGGCCCGTTCAAGGGAGAGAAGGCGAGGGTCAAGCAGATCGATGAGAGCAAGGAGGAGATCACAGTAGAACTCTTCGAGGCAATGGTTCCTATACCTATCACAGTCAGAGGGGATCATGTCAGAGTCATTGAAAAGGAGAGGTGA
- the rpl12p gene encoding 50S ribosomal protein P1, with product MEYIYSAMVLHAAGKPITEDSIANILKSAGIEPDTARIKALTASLEGINIDEAIASAMMMPAAPAAAPASPAAGEPKKEEKKEEKKKEETVSEEEAAAGLSALFG from the coding sequence ATGGAGTATATCTATAGCGCAATGGTTCTCCACGCCGCTGGGAAGCCGATCACCGAGGACTCAATTGCAAATATCCTCAAGAGTGCTGGCATTGAGCCGGATACGGCGAGGATAAAGGCATTGACTGCGTCACTCGAGGGAATCAACATCGACGAAGCAATAGCCTCAGCGATGATGATGCCTGCCGCACCTGCGGCTGCACCTGCATCTCCAGCTGCTGGAGAGCCGAAGAAGGAAGAGAAGAAGGAAGAAAAGAAGAAAGAAGAGACGGTGAGCGAGGAAGAAGCCGCAGCTGGCCTAAGTGCTCTGTTCGGATGA
- a CDS encoding AAA family ATPase, producing the protein MTEYMQRDRRSKIFKDISKLSFDYVPDKLIHRESQMQKLWMLFRPVLEKGIAQSALLIGSVGTGKTAASKRFCLDFAKVAQESGRAVDFIVVNCRQRNTEASVVLRLVSHFDEGYPDRGMSLSEMLTSLKKHLEKRKLHFIVVLDEVDVLLRRGAADLIYQLSRFDEEKIGGRASLSLILISQKYVLDLLDQSSISTFRRTNVITFGKYTRDELKDITSDRAALAFYPGSVREDAIDLIADIAAEWGDARFAIELLERSGMIAEEEGSTVVSPEHVRAAKAFTFSIVTESKIEDLDRQKKIVLLGICRALKDQAYVTTGEAERAYCIAAEEYGEKPRSHTQFWSYLQDLSNEGIIETKVSTDASGGRTTFISLPDIPAKVLRQKLEEILQS; encoded by the coding sequence TTGACAGAATATATGCAGCGGGATCGGCGGTCAAAGATTTTCAAGGATATTTCAAAACTTTCATTCGACTATGTTCCAGATAAACTCATCCACAGGGAGAGCCAAATGCAGAAGCTCTGGATGCTTTTCAGACCTGTACTTGAAAAAGGCATCGCACAAAGTGCATTGCTGATTGGAAGTGTTGGCACCGGAAAGACTGCTGCTTCGAAACGGTTTTGCCTCGATTTTGCGAAGGTCGCACAGGAATCCGGTCGTGCGGTTGATTTTATCGTAGTCAACTGTCGCCAGCGCAATACTGAGGCGAGCGTCGTTCTGAGGCTTGTCTCGCATTTCGATGAGGGTTATCCAGATCGGGGAATGTCACTTTCTGAAATGCTCACCTCATTGAAAAAGCACCTCGAGAAGAGAAAACTTCACTTCATTGTCGTTCTAGACGAAGTCGATGTTCTGCTAAGAAGAGGTGCCGCAGACCTTATTTACCAACTTTCCAGATTCGACGAGGAAAAAATCGGTGGACGTGCGTCTCTTTCCCTCATCCTTATCTCACAGAAATATGTGCTTGATCTCCTTGACCAATCATCAATTTCAACGTTCCGGAGGACAAATGTCATTACTTTTGGCAAATACACCCGCGATGAACTGAAGGACATTACAAGCGACAGAGCTGCACTCGCTTTCTACCCTGGAAGTGTGCGCGAGGATGCAATTGATCTCATCGCCGATATCGCTGCCGAGTGGGGTGACGCGAGATTTGCCATTGAATTGCTAGAGCGTTCCGGTATGATCGCGGAGGAGGAGGGTTCTACGGTTGTCTCGCCGGAGCACGTGAGGGCGGCAAAGGCATTCACATTTAGCATTGTCACTGAATCAAAAATTGAAGATCTCGATAGACAAAAAAAGATCGTGTTGCTTGGGATTTGCAGAGCTCTCAAAGACCAGGCTTACGTAACAACTGGTGAGGCGGAAAGGGCATATTGCATCGCAGCGGAAGAATACGGCGAAAAGCCACGGAGCCATACACAGTTCTGGTCATATCTACAAGACCTTTCAAATGAAGGCATTATCGAAACAAAGGTCTCCACGGATGCGTCCGGTGGGAGAACGACTTTTATTTCCTTACCAGACATTCCGGCGAAAGTGCTGAGACAGAAACTCGAGGAGATCCTTCAATCATAG
- a CDS encoding ribbon-helix-helix protein, CopG family: MTETERITVRIPAEKVKALQELVKKGSYPTISDAVREAIDTIIEKHFTPEHIKRVTVELPKGNVVELENLVKEGDSVSIDDAIRNAVREYVRKRISKVVEEIR; this comes from the coding sequence ATGACCGAGACTGAAAGAATTACTGTGAGGATTCCTGCAGAAAAAGTCAAGGCTCTGCAGGAGCTCGTAAAAAAGGGGTCGTATCCAACAATCTCAGATGCCGTAAGGGAGGCCATTGATACTATCATCGAGAAACATTTCACTCCAGAACATATTAAACGTGTCACTGTGGAACTTCCAAAAGGTAATGTCGTCGAACTGGAAAATCTCGTAAAGGAAGGCGACTCCGTATCTATTGATGACGCAATCAGAAATGCTGTGCGGGAATATGTGAGAAAGAGGATATCCAAAGTTGTCGAGGAGATTAGGTAA
- a CDS encoding 50S ribosomal protein L10, which produces MIRQAHVAQWKREVVGDLTRILKNNKVVAIVNVGNIPAPQLQQIKKRLRGKAEMVMARNTLINIAIEEVSKERRGLESLKDLIAGQCALLGTDMNAFKLYRELEATRTRSAAKPGDISPEDIVIKEGETPFKPGPIVGELQKVGIPAGIEGGKVVFKKDKVLVKKGEKIPAEIAKILPKLDIYPIMIGLELLGAFEDGIVFRKDDLAVTPDQYRSMIVTAVKNVFNLSVHIAYVTPQTIKPLLVRAYREGAALGVAAAFPTKDNIKVLIAKAEAQMLALASRIPGFEDERLRQRLATAPAQQKPEERKAEERKEEKKEEVSEEEAAAGLSALFG; this is translated from the coding sequence ATGATCAGGCAGGCACATGTTGCACAGTGGAAAAGGGAAGTTGTCGGCGATCTCACGCGTATACTAAAGAATAATAAGGTCGTCGCCATTGTCAACGTCGGAAATATTCCAGCACCTCAACTTCAGCAAATTAAGAAACGACTCCGCGGAAAAGCTGAAATGGTCATGGCGAGGAATACCTTAATCAATATCGCTATCGAAGAAGTTTCAAAAGAAAGACGTGGATTAGAATCGCTCAAAGATCTAATCGCAGGTCAATGTGCATTACTTGGCACCGACATGAACGCCTTCAAGCTATATAGGGAGCTTGAAGCCACCAGAACAAGAAGTGCTGCTAAACCAGGTGACATATCACCAGAGGATATCGTTATAAAAGAAGGTGAAACACCTTTCAAGCCTGGTCCAATTGTCGGAGAACTTCAGAAAGTTGGTATTCCAGCAGGTATTGAAGGCGGGAAAGTCGTATTTAAGAAAGACAAGGTACTGGTGAAGAAGGGCGAAAAGATACCGGCGGAGATAGCCAAGATACTCCCAAAGCTTGATATTTACCCAATTATGATAGGACTCGAACTCCTCGGAGCGTTCGAGGACGGCATTGTCTTCAGGAAAGATGACCTCGCGGTCACACCCGATCAATATCGATCGATGATTGTGACGGCAGTGAAGAATGTTTTCAATCTCAGCGTCCACATTGCCTACGTGACACCGCAGACCATCAAACCACTGCTGGTCAGAGCCTACCGCGAGGGGGCTGCGCTTGGCGTCGCTGCTGCATTCCCGACAAAGGACAACATCAAGGTCTTAATAGCGAAGGCCGAGGCGCAGATGCTGGCTCTCGCATCCAGGATTCCTGGGTTTGAAGATGAGCGGTTGCGGCAGAGACTGGCAACAGCACCTGCCCAGCAAAAGCCTGAAGAGCGAAAGGCAGAAGAACGCAAAGAAGAGAAGAAAGAGGAGGTCAGCGAGGAAGAAGCCGCAGCTGGCCTAAGTGCTCTGTTCGGATAA
- a CDS encoding 50S ribosomal protein L11 yields MAETVEVLVEGGKATPGPPLGPALGPLGVNVIQIVSAINEKTKSFEGMKVPVKITVDPKTKKFEIEVGTPPTSALILKEIGAEKGSGSTKATKVGNISIDQAVKIANMKGESLLGKTLKKKVLEVIGVCVSMGVTVENRDPKEIQKDIIAGKYDDKLAG; encoded by the coding sequence ATGGCTGAGACAGTCGAAGTGCTTGTGGAAGGTGGCAAGGCGACGCCGGGACCGCCACTGGGTCCGGCACTCGGTCCACTGGGTGTAAATGTCATTCAGATCGTGAGTGCAATTAACGAGAAGACGAAGTCATTTGAGGGTATGAAAGTCCCTGTCAAGATTACAGTCGACCCGAAAACCAAGAAATTCGAGATAGAGGTCGGTACGCCACCGACATCAGCGTTGATACTGAAGGAGATTGGTGCCGAGAAGGGATCAGGTTCGACGAAAGCGACAAAAGTCGGCAATATCTCGATTGATCAGGCGGTCAAGATCGCCAATATGAAAGGCGAATCGCTGCTCGGGAAAACGCTGAAGAAGAAGGTTCTCGAAGTCATCGGTGTCTGCGTCTCCATGGGCGTCACAGTCGAAAATCGTGACCCGAAGGAGATCCAGAAGGACATCATTGCCGGAAAGTACGATGACAAACTAGCCGGCTGA
- a CDS encoding NGG1p interacting factor NIF3, with protein MKLEEIYQLAVKVGMEADPRTKEEIEAELKRMEDKFKKMEEKEKKWFDMDSLWNPYADTRILVGDPKSEIRGIMWGIDVTPAEILIADRLRERGENIDLIIGHHPRGKAMANFYDVMHVQEIMMQRLGVPITVAEDILAPRIREVQRGVHPQNFNQTVDACNLLGIPFMCIHSPTDNLVQKYLQTIMDEKRPERVKDVIDILCEIPEFDFAMRHHAGPEIFVGDKNRRAGKIAVKMTGGTSGPKEMYEQLVQAGVGTVVCMHAPENHIEEAKKYHINLVISGHMASDSLGMNLLADKLEERGLSIKPFSGYIRVKRN; from the coding sequence ATGAAGTTGGAAGAAATTTATCAATTGGCCGTCAAGGTAGGAATGGAAGCAGATCCGAGGACAAAAGAGGAAATCGAAGCTGAACTCAAAAGAATGGAAGATAAGTTCAAGAAAATGGAGGAAAAGGAGAAGAAATGGTTCGATATGGATTCGCTTTGGAATCCTTACGCTGATACCCGAATCCTCGTCGGAGATCCAAAGTCGGAGATAAGGGGTATCATGTGGGGGATCGATGTGACACCCGCTGAAATTCTCATTGCCGATAGGCTAAGAGAGAGAGGCGAGAATATTGACCTTATCATCGGACATCACCCGCGCGGGAAGGCGATGGCTAATTTCTACGACGTGATGCATGTACAGGAGATCATGATGCAGAGACTCGGCGTCCCTATCACGGTCGCCGAGGACATACTCGCACCAAGGATTAGAGAGGTCCAGAGAGGCGTGCACCCACAGAACTTTAATCAAACTGTTGATGCATGCAACCTCCTTGGCATACCGTTCATGTGCATACATTCACCGACTGACAACCTTGTTCAGAAATACCTCCAGACCATCATGGACGAAAAGAGGCCTGAGAGGGTCAAAGATGTCATCGACATTCTCTGCGAGATCCCCGAGTTCGATTTTGCGATGAGACACCACGCTGGACCAGAAATTTTCGTAGGAGACAAGAACAGGAGGGCCGGCAAAATCGCTGTCAAGATGACTGGTGGAACCTCAGGCCCGAAGGAAATGTATGAACAACTTGTTCAGGCTGGTGTTGGTACGGTCGTTTGCATGCACGCACCAGAGAACCACATCGAAGAAGCGAAGAAATATCACATCAATCTCGTGATCTCTGGCCATATGGCATCAGATTCCCTAGGAATGAACCTTCTCGCAGACAAGCTCGAGGAGAGGGGACTCTCAATAAAACCATTCTCAGGATATATCAGGGTGAAAAGAAATTGA
- the ftsZ gene encoding cell division protein FtsZ, whose translation MKSMLEGALGRGAGGMGSVAQATTFPGQDSADAELLEVLQKLKTNITIVGVGGAGCNTVARIYEEGISGVNLYAANTDAQHLLTVRVPKKILLGRRSTRGLGAGALPQVGEEAAREAEEELRKALADAHMVFVTAGMGGGTGTGAVAVVADIAKQLGALTVAVVTLPFKGEGRLRMENAEWGLERLRNVADTVIVIPNDKLLQLVPRLSLNAAFKVADELLMRAIKGITELITKPGLVNLDFNDVKTIMKGAGVAMIGLGESSGHTEDRAVEAIDEAINSPLLEVDISTATGVLINVVGGPDMTVSEAEKVAEEVQKRVSNNARIIWGAAIDPTVEHKIRVLLVMTGVQSKQILGRSVEASRIKEAEVDLIR comes from the coding sequence ATGAAATCAATGCTTGAAGGCGCCCTGGGTAGAGGGGCTGGTGGAATGGGTTCCGTTGCGCAGGCCACGACTTTTCCCGGTCAAGATTCTGCTGATGCTGAATTGCTTGAAGTTTTACAAAAACTGAAAACGAATATCACTATCGTTGGTGTCGGCGGCGCTGGTTGCAACACCGTTGCGAGGATTTATGAAGAAGGTATTTCCGGCGTCAATTTATACGCAGCGAATACAGATGCACAACACCTCCTTACGGTGCGTGTGCCCAAAAAGATACTCCTCGGACGCAGAAGTACTCGCGGTCTGGGTGCTGGTGCATTGCCTCAAGTTGGAGAGGAGGCGGCGAGGGAGGCTGAAGAGGAACTGAGGAAGGCATTGGCTGACGCACATATGGTTTTCGTTACGGCCGGCATGGGTGGCGGAACAGGCACAGGTGCTGTTGCAGTTGTTGCGGATATCGCGAAACAGCTGGGGGCGTTGACTGTAGCAGTCGTCACGCTTCCTTTCAAAGGAGAGGGACGGTTAAGAATGGAGAATGCGGAATGGGGCCTCGAGCGTCTTAGGAATGTCGCCGACACTGTTATCGTAATTCCGAACGACAAACTCCTACAACTCGTGCCACGATTATCCTTAAACGCCGCTTTCAAAGTCGCAGATGAATTACTCATGAGAGCGATTAAAGGAATCACAGAACTGATCACGAAACCAGGTCTCGTCAACCTTGACTTCAATGATGTTAAGACGATTATGAAGGGCGCCGGTGTCGCAATGATAGGACTCGGCGAGTCGTCTGGGCATACTGAGGACAGGGCAGTAGAGGCGATAGACGAGGCGATCAATTCTCCCCTGCTCGAAGTCGATATCAGCACGGCGACAGGCGTGCTCATCAACGTTGTCGGCGGGCCAGATATGACTGTCAGTGAGGCGGAGAAAGTTGCAGAGGAAGTGCAGAAGAGAGTCTCCAACAATGCGAGGATTATATGGGGTGCGGCGATTGATCCAACGGTCGAGCATAAAATAAGAGTGTTGCTGGTCATGACCGGCGTGCAATCGAAACAGATACTCGGAAGGAGCGTGGAGGCGTCGCGCATCAAGGAAGCGGAAGTCGACCTTATCAGATAA